The window GTCGCAACAGTGTAGTTGGTGCGAACTCGGTAGTAACGAAGAGTTATCCCCCTTACTCTGTAATTGCAGGTAACCCCGCCAGACTGATAAAGCAATACGACCCGATCACAAGAATCTGGATCAAGGTATCTGAGCGATCAACCGAGCACTGCGTAGGAACGAAGCACAAAGATGACTTGGCGCCAGTCTTTTCTGCTACACATTTCTCATAAGAACTACTCTCACGAGACCGTTCACGCAGCCAGTCAACCTGATCAAAGGAAACATCACGGTGCAAACACAACGCCCAATCTCAGCAATTACGGAAGAAGCTCGATACTTTGAGGTTCCTGACGCTCATCTTTACACCGTATTGCACAAACCGACCAATCCAGTGGCACGTGCTCTTCTTGTGGGACCATTCGCTTCAGAACGAGTCTCTTCGTACTATCCTTGGGTCCGGTGGGCTCGTTATCTCGCGGAGAGACAGGTAGAGGTCCTCCGGTACGATTATCGCGGCATCGGAGAAAGCACCGGTGTTTTTGAAGAGATGAGCTTCGATAAGTGGAGCGAAGACCTCCAACTGCTGCTCAATTGGTTCATGAGTCGAACTCCCAAGCTTCCTCTTTTGTTACATGGACTCGAACTTGGCGCCATCCTTGCCGGTAGGAATTTTCATGAAGGGGCTGGTGATGCGCTCTTGATGTGGTCACCGCCTGCTACTGCAAACGAGGCCCTGCGATCAACTCTCCTCCAGTGGGCGGGATTCAAGCAAATGCTGGACTCACCCGAAAATCGAACGCCCGCTAGTGAATATATTAAACAGCTGCAACAGGGCGCCCTTATGGACGTTCAAGGATATCAATGGCCGGGTAAACTCTGGTGTGATTCCGTTGGGTTTGAACTGCCTTCTGCTCTCAGCGACGAAGCCCGAGCTAAATCGATTTACAAGAGACCAGTAAAAAACACCAAATTAGGCAAAGATGCCTCCCCGTTAGTCAAACCATTTAGGGGCTATGTTGAGGTAAAAGATTTTAGTGAACTGTATTCGGAAAATTTTGATTGGGTTAGCGGAGCCTTGGCACTCGCAACTGGAGAGATGAATGAAGCTATCAATCGAGAACCGTGAACTATTCGCCTTGGATACCAATGACGGGATTGTCATTGGTACCTACCATAAAGCTTACGACGAAAAATCTATTTCAAACTCTACCTCACTTGAAGAGAAGCGTCTCGGAGTTTTATTTCTCAACTCGTTAACTCCGACGAGGTCTGCGACTGGTGATTCGGCTGTTTATTGGGCCGACGCTTTAGCCGAATCTGGATATCCTTCCCTGCGTATCGATCTGGCAGGTCTGGGCGACTCAACCGGTAATCCCCCAGCCGACTTGCTCGGCTTTATTAACACTGGAGGCTATGCCTCTCTTGTCTCAACCAAAGTCTCCCAACTCATGGAGCGGTTTAGTCTATCCGGCTTTATCATCGTTGGCCTTTGCGCAGGTGCTGTGTCTGCGCTTTATACTGCTGCAGCCTGCAAAGACTGTAAGGGCGTCATCTTGATGGATCCGTACTTCCATCTGCCACTAGCAAATAAGACCGGCTTATGGGCGAAGGTGATTCGTCGCCTCTCTCGGACCTCAATCGGCGTATGGGGATCCAACACTTATGACCGACTTAGGGCGTTCCGAGCACAACTTCCCGGAACTCCACCACCCTCAAACGCAAACTTTCCTTTACTAAACTGCTGGAAGAGTGTTGCCTCTGGGGGCACTCCAATACTCATTTTGAAAGCACAGCACACGAAGATGAAAATTGGAGATTTTGACTACCTAAGCTACATCTTCGAATTGGCGGGCCAACAGAATGAGGTTGTGGTAGAAGTAATTGACGACACAGGCCATAGCTTTGCGAACCGTGTTGGCCGTTTAGCCGTGCGACAGACTATTGAGAGGTGGCTGAATAGTTATTTTCCACTCAAGACCCGCAAGGATGTCATCTGGGATGTCATCAGTTCCGAACTCAGTGTCGAAGCAACAAACTATCCCCTGGTGGGAACTCGCGCACAGAACTAAACACTATCTTGAAAGTGAGAAAAACAGCGAATTATGGATATCCGCTCCGAAATCATAACTCAATTCAAACAGGTTGCAGATGAACAAGGAATGCAATTGGCATCTCTTACCGATCATCTGACTCTGCTGGATGCTGGCCTCGATTCGCTTTGCTTTGCCATGATCGTTGCAAAACTGGAAGTAAAGCTCGGTGTGGACCCCTTCAGCGCCTCCGAAGACGCTGTTTTTCCAGTTACCTTCGGCGAGTTCGTTCATTTCTACGAAAGCGCTGCCAAATAATAAAACCTCCGTTCGCAGCTACAGCCGCCGTCAATGAGCGCAGCCTCCGAACGGTTGGAAAGCAGGTTTTGCCGCTTTCCAGCTCCTCAGATTTTGACCTGGCCCGCATACCACACTTAACCAATCGTTTGATGGGTCAGTACATACTCCTAACCTACCCATATTGCTATATCGCTGACCGGCGTCCTTTTCGCCATCTTTCGATGATGAAAGATCGCTAGAAAAGGTGGGGAATTTAGTTATTAACTGTGTGCAAGACCATGCAAACCCATGAAAACGGGAAACCCTTCCAAGCCATCGTTTAATAGCAATTCCCTCAGAAATCAGCGATGAAGCCCCTTCTGCCTAATCGCTGCACTTTGGCCATCATCGTGCTAACTACAGTTCACATAGAGTCTCAATGCGTTCCGAGGTCCGGGCCGCAGCGAAAGTGAGAATAGTGGCCCACAGGGCGGAGCTACGTCTCCATTTCAAGACAACGCTTATGAAAACTGATTCGAACGGTGTACGTGCTGACTAGACTGCACAGTTTTCAAACGGTATCACCAGTATTCCATCCCACCAAGCCCCTCTTCATCGCTTACAGCGGATAAGGCTCAACCTTAACAGGGTCTACACTCCGGTGTCGGATCTTTAACCACAAGGAAAGGTGAATTATGAACACGACGTTAGTCATGCCGCAGCAATCGCAAAACCCCACAACCGACGCCGCAATCAAAAGCACTGTCAACAGCATGATCGACGAGCTAATTACGGCCTTGCCTGACCCGAAAAAACTAACGGCTGAGAAGCGACGTGGAATCATAGCCCGATATACGGGAGTGCTTGAGGGCAACTTCATCTACTGGATGACCGCAACTCTGCTCTCCGTCCAATCACAAGAGGCCCGCCCCATCCTGCTGGACAATCTAAACGAAGAAATTCGCGATGCTCATCCAGCCATGTTGCGAAGATTTGCCATTGCTGCCCACGCTTTCCCTACTGATACGGACTCGCTCGCGGTAACTCAAGACCTGTCAAACGTTCGCGTGTTTTTAGGTCGACTCTCAAGCGTTCAGTCGCTCGCCACCATGGCCTTCTTTGAAGGGTTTATCCAGAGATTTATGGGCTACTTTGCAGATCTCGCCACTGCACAAGGTTCTCTGGATATGGAGTACACCGATGTGCATGGCGTCTGTGACATTGCTCACACCGACGGGCTCTTCCAGGCACTTTCGATTGAAATGGCTCTCAATCCTCTTGAGCCGGAGACAGATGTCCTTGAAGGTGTCTACCTTCTTCGCAGGTTACTTGAAACGATCATCTTCAATCGCGCTGAGCCCGCCGCAGCCTAACCACAAGGCAACGGGGTGCGGCGATATTCGTAACATCTGGTGGTCGGAACTCAATCTGGTGGCTTATTTTCGAAGAGCTTAGCCACACACCTCCAACATCATAAAACTCCTTCCTGCAAGATTTACTCACTCGTGTGGTCCATACCAGGGCCACCAATTCTCTTCCCCGCCACTTTCGTAAGTTCGCGAAATCTATGACGATGCGACAAACTAAATGGAAATCACTACGAAGTGCATTGAGCACAGCCGGAAATCTTTCTGGGCGGGCTGTATTTGGCGCAGAGGCAAGTATCGCTCTAACCGATCTCATTGCAGGGTCAGCCCTGTACGGTCGGGGCGATGAGCTCTCAGGACGATCTGTACTCGTGACCACAACGAGCCAGTTCACTACGGCGTCGGCGCTCATGGAACTCGACGGCGTCGCGCGGCGAATTGTTCTTTGCACACCTGATTTGCCAGTGGAACATCTGCCTTACATCATCGAGTCAGCTAACGTTGATGCGGTTGTATCTGATCGCACAATACTTGGGTTAGACATCCGCCGCCCCCTCTGCTTCTGTCCGACGAGCCCAAAGCTGGTGGCCGGAAATTACGACCGAAAAGTAGAACACCAAACCGAATGGATTCTTCTAACCTCGGGCACGACAGGGCTGCCGAAGTTGGTAGTACACAACTTAGCAAGCCTCGCCGGCGCAATCAAAGAGACCGCCTCTCGAGCGGGACAAGTAGTTTGGAGCACCTTCTACGACATTCGACGTTATGGTGGTCTGCAGATATTCCTTCGTGCCGCCCTTACCGGAACGTCGCTGATCCTCTCAGACGCAAAGGAGTCTACTGCGGATTTTCTCGCTCGAGCCGCCTCGCACGGAGTCACCCATATCTCCGGCACACCTTCCCAGTGGCGTCGTGCACTGATGAGCCCCTCAGCTCGCCTTATCCAACCAGAATATGTCCGTCTGTCAGGAGAGATCGCTGATCAAGCGATACTCAATAATCTCAAAGCCTTCTACCCTCAAGCTAGAATCGCCCACGCTTTCGCTTCGACAGAGGCAGGTGTAGCCTTCGAGGTAAACGATGGAGTCGCAGGTTTTCCAGCAAGCGCGGTCGAACAGACTCCTGATGTCGAAATGAGAGTAGATACCGGAACGCTGCAGATACGTTCGACTCGCACAGCAAGCCGCTATCTGGGCGACCATCCCCCTATTCTCAAAAACAGAGAAGGCTTCGTTGATACGGGTGACTTGGTCGAGTTGCGGGATGATCGTTATTACTTCGTTGGCCGACGGGATGGAGTCATCAACGTCGGAGGCCTTAAGGTACACCCTGAAGAGATCGAAGCCGTTATCAATCGGCATCCTGAAGTTCAGATGTCGATGGTTCGCACGAAAAAGAATCCAATTACAGGCTCTCTCGTTGTTGCGGACGTAGTCCTTCGAGAAACGCATGGGCCTGAGCGCGATGTGCGTGCGCTTCAGGGCGATATTCTTTTGCTCTGTCGTGAAACTCTATCTGCCTACAAAGTCCCTTCAGCAATCAACTTCATTCCCGCTCTGACTGTCGCCGAGTCAGGTAAGCTCGTGCGGCGCGATGCGTAATGTAATCGTGACAGGTGGAAGTCGGGGCCTGGGTCTCGGTATCTCTCGAAAGCTAGCGAGCTCAGGATATCGCGTTATAGCTGTCGCTCGTAAGCAGAACGACGAACTCACTACAGCGATGATGGAAGCCGAAACCGCTGCTACAGAATCCTTTAAGTTTTTTCCCTTTGATCTCGCTAATATCGATGGCATCCCCGACTTAGTCAAAACTCTGCGCAAGGATTTCGGTCCCATCTACGGATTAGTTAATAACGCTGGGGTGAGCTTCGAAGGTGTGCTCGCAACGATGCCCGTATCCCAGATCGAACAGCTTGTGCGTGTGAATACGCTATCGCCCATGGTGCTCACCAAACAAGTAGTACGCTCAATGATGGCGGATGGCCGCGGACGCATTATTAACATGTCTTCCGTCACGGCATTCACGGGCTACAGTGGTCTCTCGGCTTACGGGGCAACTAAAGCATCGATTATCGGTTTTTCCCGATCATTAGCACGTGAGGTCGGTCGCATCGGAATAACTGTAAATTCGGTCGCTCCAGGCTTTATCGAAACCGACATGACACAAGCTCTTACAGAAGAGCAACGTCAGCAGATTCAACGTCGCAGCGCATTGAAGCGTCTTGCAGATGTCGACGACATAGCAAATGCGGTTGAGTTTCTCCTCAGCGATAAAGCAAAGAACATTACAGGGACGGTACTCACCGTCGACGCAGGCAATACAGCATGATTGACCTTCAAACAATGGCTCCAATCGATGTCACGGTCTCTCCTTCTAAAGCTTGGCTGCGCGCCCTGGAACTAACTGCGCCCATTCCACGCAATCGCGATCGTGTCTTTTCGACACTAATTGAAGAGCTCGCCATGCGCTCTGGCGATGAACCGGCTCTGCTATCTGACCGGGAGTGCTTGACATATCGCGGCCTCGTTGAACGTTCCAATCAATATGCTCGATGGGCGCTCGACCAAGGCGTCGCTAAAGGTGAAGTAGTCTGCCTTTTGATGACAAATCGCCCCGAATACTTTGCTATATGGATAGGTATTACCAGCGTCGGAGGCGTGGTAGCGCTGCTCAATACCAATCTGGTTGGTCCATCACTAGCTCATTGCATCAACATCGTGTCGCCTAAACATTTGATCGTATCGGACGAGTTTGTGGACTCGTTGACCACGGCGTTACCGAATCTTACGCGCCCACTAGAGATCTGGACCTACGGAGGTAGGCACGCGTCATACCAATCGATTGACATTGAGATTGAGCGCTATGCAGATAACACGTTGAGCAAAGAAGAGCGCCGATCACTAACCATCGACGATAGGGCACTGTACATCTTTACCTCTGGCACTACTGGCCTACCTAAGGCCGCCAACATTAGCCATGCTCGCATTCTCCAATGGAGTCTTTGGTTTGCCGGAATGATGGGCGTCGAACCGACAGATCGAATATATAACTGCCTCCCGATGTACCACAGCATCGGCGGGGTATTGGTCCCGGGTGCCGCTCTAGTCGGCGGCGGAGCTGTCGTCATCCGTGAAAAATTTTCAGCCAGTCAATTCTGGAGTGACGTCATCCGTTGGGATTGCACGGTATTCCAATACATTGGTGAACTTTGCCGCTACCTGCTTCACGCTGCTCCCTCTCCGGACGAGAAAAATCATCGAATCAGGATGGCATGTGGTAATGGAATGGCATCCGAAGTGTGGGACGGCTTCAAAGATCGGTTCGAGATTCCCCAAATCTTCGAATTTTACGCAGCCACCGAAGGTGGTGTTTCGTTATTCAACGTACAGGGAAAACGTGGTGCCATTGGACACATCCCTGCGTACCTATCGCATCGGTTCGAACCGGCACTAGTGATGTTCGACGTCGAGAAAAGTCAACCTATCCGAAATGACCAAGGATTTTGTATTCGATGTGCTCAAAATGAAGTAGGGGAAGCTATCGGTAAGGTTGTGGATGACCCATCGAACGTAGGTAGCCGATTCGAGGGCTATACAAACAAGCAGGCTTCTGACGATAAGATACTTCGCAACGTCTTCGAGCCAGGCGATACCTGGGTTCGCACCGGCGATCTTATGCGAAAAGACGAGAAGGGTTTTTTCTACTTTGTTGACCGCATTGGCGATACGTTTCGATGGAAGGGTGAGAACGTTGCGACCTCTGAAGTTTCAGAAGCAATCTGCGCATTTCCGGGTGTTAAACACGCCAATGTCTACGGTGTTGCAATTCCTGGGACTGAAGGCAGAGGCGGGATGGCCGCACTTGTCACTGAACGTGAGATGGACTTGTCTGCATTTCGCAAGCATCTCGTAAGCCGCCTTCCCGCGTATGCGCGCCCGCTATTCCTGCGAATTCAGGATGATGTTGAAGTGACCGGAACCTTCAAATATTCGAAAACTGACCTAATGCGTCAGGGATTTAATCCTGTAGCTACAAGTGATGTCATTTATTTCGACAATCCTGAATCTGAAACATTTCTTCCGCTCGACAAGGCACTCTACGAGCGCATTCAATTCGGACAGATTCGCTTATAGCAGTTTTGGGCTGACAGTTCACTCTTCTGGGATACGAAATAACCCGTGCTGTGCACTATCGAGGCGGCAACCCAGATTTGAAAATGTTTATCGCCACGAATGGAAGAAGGATTGGAATGTTCTTAGATGAGTTCCGGAGTGATTTCGAAAAGGTCGAGTCTGAAATCGCAATGGGCCCTATAGTCCCTGCTGTGACGCCGGAAGAGATTCGAAGTCATCTCACGTCGTGCTATGACTTCAAAAAGAAGATGGCATTGGAAGAAGTCGTCGCCGATGTAGAAAACATGTTACGCACATGGCAAGTTCAGGTCACCCATCCTCGTTACTTCGGCCTCTTCAACCCCAGTGTGACACTCGCGTCTGTTGTTGCAGAGACGCTGGTAGCAATGTACAACCCCCAGTTGGCCAATTGGCGCACCTCGCCCGCAGGGAACGAGATCGAAAAACATACTCTTAACTGGCTCATCGCAAAATTTGGCCTGCCAGTAAATGCAAGCGCGACATTCACGAGTGGTGGATCCGAGGCTAACCTATCAGCGGTCGTTGTCGCCCTAACTCATGCTTTCCCGGCTTTTGGCGAACATGGACTTAGACATCTTGCCGCCTTACCCATGATCTACGTCACGGCAGAGGCGCATCACTCTTTCAACAAAATCGCGCACATGACAGGACTTGGGAGAAGAGCATTACGCACGGTAGCAACGGATTCATCTTTGAAGCTCGATATGGCTGATCTTAAGAGATGTGTAGCGGAAGATCGAAACAACGGATTCGCTCCATTTATGGTGGTTGGCGCCGCTGGGACGACGGCAGCCGGAGCGATCGACCCGTTACTGGAGATAGGACGCTTTTGTCGCGAAGAAAACCTATGGTTCCACGTTGACGCTGCGTGGGGCGGTGCCGCAATCATCTCGGAAAAACTCAGACACCATCTCACCGGGATTGATACCGCAGATTCCATTACCTGTGATGCACACAAGTGGCTTTCTGTGCCGATGGGAGCAGGGATGTTCTTCTGCCGTCATCCTGAAGCTGTCGCCCAGGCCTTCCGAGCTGAGGTCTCCTACATGCCCAAGAAGACCGATAGATCCGTTGATGACCCTTACACGACATCTGCGCAATGGTCTCGCCGTTTTATCGGATTGAAGCTCTTCTTGGCCCTCGCCCAACATGGCGAATCGGGGTACGTCGAGATGATTGAGCACCAGACTCAGATGGGACAAGTGTTACGCGAATCCCTCAAGTCTTCCGGATGGCGAATCATCAATA is drawn from Edaphobacter lichenicola and contains these coding sequences:
- a CDS encoding serine aminopeptidase domain-containing protein codes for the protein MQTQRPISAITEEARYFEVPDAHLYTVLHKPTNPVARALLVGPFASERVSSYYPWVRWARYLAERQVEVLRYDYRGIGESTGVFEEMSFDKWSEDLQLLLNWFMSRTPKLPLLLHGLELGAILAGRNFHEGAGDALLMWSPPATANEALRSTLLQWAGFKQMLDSPENRTPASEYIKQLQQGALMDVQGYQWPGKLWCDSVGFELPSALSDEARAKSIYKRPVKNTKLGKDASPLVKPFRGYVEVKDFSELYSENFDWVSGALALATGEMNEAINREP
- a CDS encoding alpha/beta hydrolase, producing the protein MKLSIENRELFALDTNDGIVIGTYHKAYDEKSISNSTSLEEKRLGVLFLNSLTPTRSATGDSAVYWADALAESGYPSLRIDLAGLGDSTGNPPADLLGFINTGGYASLVSTKVSQLMERFSLSGFIIVGLCAGAVSALYTAAACKDCKGVILMDPYFHLPLANKTGLWAKVIRRLSRTSIGVWGSNTYDRLRAFRAQLPGTPPPSNANFPLLNCWKSVASGGTPILILKAQHTKMKIGDFDYLSYIFELAGQQNEVVVEVIDDTGHSFANRVGRLAVRQTIERWLNSYFPLKTRKDVIWDVISSELSVEATNYPLVGTRAQN
- a CDS encoding acyl carrier protein, which translates into the protein MDIRSEIITQFKQVADEQGMQLASLTDHLTLLDAGLDSLCFAMIVAKLEVKLGVDPFSASEDAVFPVTFGEFVHFYESAAK
- a CDS encoding iron-containing redox enzyme family protein, with amino-acid sequence MNTTLVMPQQSQNPTTDAAIKSTVNSMIDELITALPDPKKLTAEKRRGIIARYTGVLEGNFIYWMTATLLSVQSQEARPILLDNLNEEIRDAHPAMLRRFAIAAHAFPTDTDSLAVTQDLSNVRVFLGRLSSVQSLATMAFFEGFIQRFMGYFADLATAQGSLDMEYTDVHGVCDIAHTDGLFQALSIEMALNPLEPETDVLEGVYLLRRLLETIIFNRAEPAAA
- a CDS encoding ANL family adenylate-forming protein, with translation MTTTSQFTTASALMELDGVARRIVLCTPDLPVEHLPYIIESANVDAVVSDRTILGLDIRRPLCFCPTSPKLVAGNYDRKVEHQTEWILLTSGTTGLPKLVVHNLASLAGAIKETASRAGQVVWSTFYDIRRYGGLQIFLRAALTGTSLILSDAKESTADFLARAASHGVTHISGTPSQWRRALMSPSARLIQPEYVRLSGEIADQAILNNLKAFYPQARIAHAFASTEAGVAFEVNDGVAGFPASAVEQTPDVEMRVDTGTLQIRSTRTASRYLGDHPPILKNREGFVDTGDLVELRDDRYYFVGRRDGVINVGGLKVHPEEIEAVINRHPEVQMSMVRTKKNPITGSLVVADVVLRETHGPERDVRALQGDILLLCRETLSAYKVPSAINFIPALTVAESGKLVRRDA
- a CDS encoding SDR family NAD(P)-dependent oxidoreductase — its product is MRNVIVTGGSRGLGLGISRKLASSGYRVIAVARKQNDELTTAMMEAETAATESFKFFPFDLANIDGIPDLVKTLRKDFGPIYGLVNNAGVSFEGVLATMPVSQIEQLVRVNTLSPMVLTKQVVRSMMADGRGRIINMSSVTAFTGYSGLSAYGATKASIIGFSRSLAREVGRIGITVNSVAPGFIETDMTQALTEEQRQQIQRRSALKRLADVDDIANAVEFLLSDKAKNITGTVLTVDAGNTA
- a CDS encoding long-chain-acyl-CoA synthetase, producing the protein MIDLQTMAPIDVTVSPSKAWLRALELTAPIPRNRDRVFSTLIEELAMRSGDEPALLSDRECLTYRGLVERSNQYARWALDQGVAKGEVVCLLMTNRPEYFAIWIGITSVGGVVALLNTNLVGPSLAHCINIVSPKHLIVSDEFVDSLTTALPNLTRPLEIWTYGGRHASYQSIDIEIERYADNTLSKEERRSLTIDDRALYIFTSGTTGLPKAANISHARILQWSLWFAGMMGVEPTDRIYNCLPMYHSIGGVLVPGAALVGGGAVVIREKFSASQFWSDVIRWDCTVFQYIGELCRYLLHAAPSPDEKNHRIRMACGNGMASEVWDGFKDRFEIPQIFEFYAATEGGVSLFNVQGKRGAIGHIPAYLSHRFEPALVMFDVEKSQPIRNDQGFCIRCAQNEVGEAIGKVVDDPSNVGSRFEGYTNKQASDDKILRNVFEPGDTWVRTGDLMRKDEKGFFYFVDRIGDTFRWKGENVATSEVSEAICAFPGVKHANVYGVAIPGTEGRGGMAALVTEREMDLSAFRKHLVSRLPAYARPLFLRIQDDVEVTGTFKYSKTDLMRQGFNPVATSDVIYFDNPESETFLPLDKALYERIQFGQIRL
- a CDS encoding pyridoxal phosphate-dependent decarboxylase family protein, which codes for MGPIVPAVTPEEIRSHLTSCYDFKKKMALEEVVADVENMLRTWQVQVTHPRYFGLFNPSVTLASVVAETLVAMYNPQLANWRTSPAGNEIEKHTLNWLIAKFGLPVNASATFTSGGSEANLSAVVVALTHAFPAFGEHGLRHLAALPMIYVTAEAHHSFNKIAHMTGLGRRALRTVATDSSLKLDMADLKRCVAEDRNNGFAPFMVVGAAGTTAAGAIDPLLEIGRFCREENLWFHVDAAWGGAAIISEKLRHHLTGIDTADSITCDAHKWLSVPMGAGMFFCRHPEAVAQAFRAEVSYMPKKTDRSVDDPYTTSAQWSRRFIGLKLFLALAQHGESGYVEMIEHQTQMGQVLRESLKSSGWRIINTTPFPLICFTREGLDTTQFLTALREQQIAWMSEASLNGTPVLRACITSFKTTEADIRWVVGEMNRLIDEGIGQCTSTQELLIPAQARNG